The sequence ACCAGGCTTCCCCGCTGTTCACGTTCCTCAGCCGCCCGATGCTTGACTTGTTCCGTTGCAAGAACGGCATGAAGTTCACCGCCATGGCCGGCGACCAGATTATCGAAGAAGACATGTGTAAGGCATTCAAGCCCGCACCGATTACGATTGGCCGCCTCCTTGAAATCTACCCCGAAATGACCAGCATCCACTATACCGCTGACGCTCGTTCTACGGGCGATGGCGTCGCTGCAGATGCAAGCATTGAACTTTACGCCTTCAACCAGTACCAGAGAAGCGTCAATTGGTCTACCAAGCTTGGCAACGTGGGCATTACGCAGAAGCTCACCGGCATTCCGACGGGCCGCGACACCACCAAGAAGATTTTGGCCGTGACCCGCACGCATACTGATAGCCTGGATTACTTTGAATTCCACCCGAAGGGCATGCAGCTCGGCAACTGGACCGTTTGCATCGACAATCCGGAAAACAACCAACCGCTTTACTGGCTCGGCGAAACGACCCGCAACTGGTTCTACTTTAGCAAGCAGACCAAGGGCAAGAACCGCTGCGCTACCATGAACGAAATCCGCGACATTGCCAACATCGAAAGCACCGAAGCGCCGACACTCGGATTCCCCTACTGGTCAGACATGATGATCAGCGGCGTGCGTCAGCCAGCCCTGAAGGTTCCGGTGCAGTTCAAGTATGCAGGCATTCCTGACGGCAACGCCATTACGGTGCAGGTCGGCAAGAAATGGGTTGCAGCTGAATACGATTCCGAGCCTCGCGAAATCGTGATTGAAGGAGCCCAGCTCCCCGAAGAAGGAACCTTCACCATCAAGCTCGTTGACGAAGCCGGACACAAGGCAAGCTATAACGTAGACATCCCCGAGATGTAACATGGCACGCCTGACCGAAGCTGAAGCTTTAGACTTATTTTTAAACGCCCCCCTCGACGAACTCTGTGCCCGCGCCAACGCCGAAAAGGAACGCAGGCACGGGAAGTCCGTGTATTGGGTGAACAACCGCCAGATCAACTACACCAACGTGTGCGTGTTGCACTGCAAGTTCTGCGCATTTTCGAAAATCAAGAAGGATAGCCCCACCGCCTACGACTGGGATTACGACACCATTCGTAACAAGGCCGCCGAAGCGATTGCTGGCGGCGCCCGCGAATTGCACATTGTAGGCGGCTTGCATCCGGACCATCCGTTCGATTACTACATCGAGATGTTGCGCAAGTTGCGTGTGGAATTTCCGAAGGTGAACTTGAAGGCGTTTACCGCCGTGGAAATTTGCCACTTCGCCAAAATTTCGGGACAGACTCCGCTGCAGATTATGAGCACGCTGAAAGAAGCGGGCCTTGACGCTCTGCCCGGTGGTGGCGCCGAAATCCTGGTGCAAGATGTTCGCGACCAAATTTGTCCGGGCAAGGAAACCGGCGAAGAATGGCTCGACGTTCACCGCGCGGCCCACAAGATTGGAATCCCGACGAATGCGACCATGCTGTTCGGCCACATCGAAAAGATTGAAGACCGCATCGCCCACATGAAGATGCTGCGCGACTTGCAGGACGAAGCTCCGGGCTTTTTCGCCTTCATTCCGCTGGTGTACCATCCGGAACACAATGCGTTGCATAAAATCGTTCCGAATATCACCAGCGAAGAAGACATTTTGCGCACGGTCGCTGTCGCAAGACTTTTCCTCGACAACTTCCCGCACATTAAGGCGTACTGGATTCAGATGGGAATCGAGACCGCGATGAAGGCGCTCCACGCCGGCGCATCGGATTTGGATGGTACGATTATCGAAGAAAAGATTACGCACGCCGCCGGCGCCACGGTTCCCGTGGGCATGAGCCCCGAGCGCATGAAGAGCCTTATCTTGAACGAAGGCTTGGAACCGGTCGAAAGAGATGCGTTGTACGAACGATTCTCTTAACGAAAATTAAAAATGGCGGCTCGATGGCCGCCTTTTTCAATTACTGTCTCGTGAGAGTCTTGTACTTGATGGGTTTCGGATTGTCGGCATCTTCGCCGAGGCGCTTGCGACGATCGGCTTCGTATTCGCTCCAGTTGCCTTCGAACCACACCACCTTGGAATCGCCTTCGTAAGCGAGGATGTGGGTGGCGATGCGGTCCAGGAACCAGCGGTCATGGGAGATAATCACGGCGCAGCCTGCGAACTTGAGAATCGCCTGTTCCAGGGCCTGCAGCGTTTCGATGTCGAGGTCGTTGGTCGGTTCGTCGAGGAAGAGCACATTGCCCGGCTTCTGCAGGTTCTTGGCCATGAGCACACGGTTGCGTTCACCACCCGAAAGGGCCGTGAGCTTTTTCTGCTGGGCAGCACCGGTGAAGTTGAAGAGTCCGCAGTAGGCGCGGCCGTTCATCTTGCGGTCGCCCACCATAATCTCGTCGTTACCGCCGGTGATTTCTTCCCACACGGTCTTGCTGTCATCGAGGCTGTCGCGGCCCTGTTCCATACTGATGATTTCTACGGTCTCGCCAATCTTGAGAGTACCGCCATCGGGCTTTTCCTGGCCCATAATCATCTTGAACAACGTTGTCTTACCCGCACCGTTCGGGCCGATAATGCCCACGATGCCAGAACGCGGCAAACTGAAATTCAAGTCGTCGAAGAGCACCTTGTCGCCAAAGGCCTTCTGCAAGTGTTCCGCCTGAATCACGATATCGCCCAAACGCTTGCCGTTTGCAATGTGAATCTGGGCGACCTTGATCTGTTCGCGAGAATCTTCAGCAAGCAAGTCTTCGTAAGCTTTGAGACGAGCCTTGCTCTTGGCCTGGCGAGCCTTCGGAGAAGCCTTCACCCATTCCTGTTCGCGAGCGAGGCGCTTCTGACGGTCAGATTCACCCTTTTCTTCGTTCTTCATGCGTTCAAGCTTCTGGTCAAGCCACTGGGCGTAATTGCCTTCCCAAGGAATGCCGCGACCGCGGTCAATTTCCAAAATCCAGTTCGTCACGTTGTCAAGGAAGTAACGGTCATGGGTCACGAGAATCACGGAGCCCTTGTATTCGCGGAGGTGGCGTTCGAGCCAAGCAACCGTTTCGGCATCCAAGTGGTTCGTCGGTTCGTCAAGGAGCAACAAATCCGGTTCTTCGAGGAGCAAGCGGCAAAGAGCCACGCGGCGCTTTTCACCGCCGGAGAGGTTCGTCACCGGCCAGTCGCCCGGCGGGCAACGAAGTGCGTCCATCGCAATTTCGATATTGCGGTCGAGGCTCCACAAATCCTGCGCATCGATGATATCCTGGAGTTTTGCCTGTTCGTCCAGGAGCTTGTTCATCTCGTCGTCTTCCATGGGTTCGGCAAACTTCATGGAGATTTCGTTGAAGCGGTCGAGAATGGCCTGCTTCTTGGCCACAGCCTGCATCACGTTTTCCTTGACGGTCAGGTTCGGGTCCAACTGCGGTTCCTGCGGCAGGTAGCCTGCGGTGCGGCCCGGTTCAATCCAAGCTTCACCCTGGAATTC is a genomic window of Fibrobacter sp. UWB5 containing:
- the mqnE gene encoding aminofutalosine synthase MqnE, with translation MARLTEAEALDLFLNAPLDELCARANAEKERRHGKSVYWVNNRQINYTNVCVLHCKFCAFSKIKKDSPTAYDWDYDTIRNKAAEAIAGGARELHIVGGLHPDHPFDYYIEMLRKLRVEFPKVNLKAFTAVEICHFAKISGQTPLQIMSTLKEAGLDALPGGGAEILVQDVRDQICPGKETGEEWLDVHRAAHKIGIPTNATMLFGHIEKIEDRIAHMKMLRDLQDEAPGFFAFIPLVYHPEHNALHKIVPNITSEEDILRTVAVARLFLDNFPHIKAYWIQMGIETAMKALHAGASDLDGTIIEEKITHAAGATVPVGMSPERMKSLILNEGLEPVERDALYERFS
- the ettA gene encoding energy-dependent translational throttle protein EttA; translation: MAEQNKAEKFVFYMYKMTKSYPPNKEVLKDISLSFYYGAKIGIIGQNGAGKSTLLRIMAGIDKEFQGEAWIEPGRTAGYLPQEPQLDPNLTVKENVMQAVAKKQAILDRFNEISMKFAEPMEDDEMNKLLDEQAKLQDIIDAQDLWSLDRNIEIAMDALRCPPGDWPVTNLSGGEKRRVALCRLLLEEPDLLLLDEPTNHLDAETVAWLERHLREYKGSVILVTHDRYFLDNVTNWILEIDRGRGIPWEGNYAQWLDQKLERMKNEEKGESDRQKRLAREQEWVKASPKARQAKSKARLKAYEDLLAEDSREQIKVAQIHIANGKRLGDIVIQAEHLQKAFGDKVLFDDLNFSLPRSGIVGIIGPNGAGKTTLFKMIMGQEKPDGGTLKIGETVEIISMEQGRDSLDDSKTVWEEITGGNDEIMVGDRKMNGRAYCGLFNFTGAAQQKKLTALSGGERNRVLMAKNLQKPGNVLFLDEPTNDLDIETLQALEQAILKFAGCAVIISHDRWFLDRIATHILAYEGDSKVVWFEGNWSEYEADRRKRLGEDADNPKPIKYKTLTRQ